From Pyrenophora tritici-repentis strain M4 chromosome 1, whole genome shotgun sequence, the proteins below share one genomic window:
- a CDS encoding alpha-glucosidase, protein MSKLDVIKTERLWWKESVVYQIYPASFRDANNDGHGDVRGIIESLDYLKNLGVDVIWLSPIYKSPQVDMGYDISDYKDIDPKYGTLADVDELIAKLGVRDMKLMMDLVVNHTSNQHPWFLESRSSTDNPKRDWYIWKKGKLDKDGKPGPPNNWCRILDTTESAWNWNENRQEYFLSLFSPEQPDLNWESEEVRAAVHDIIRFWLDRGVRGFRMDVIDHISKVQDFPDAEETIPGQKLQPGNVFYANGPRLSEYLHEIRQVLNEYDTITVGEMPFINDEDEIISTVGLQGSLNMLFLFKILNVDNQPGRSKWSYQEWDATDMARIHERTQRLMIERDGWNAIFCENHDTPRSVSRFADDSEEWRDYAAKMICTKHTTLGGTEYIYQGEELGMRNIPADWPITEYKDIETQNYWKAASKQYANNWRKLEYARKMIQLKARDHTRTPMQWDSTPNAGFCKEDVKPWMRVNDDYPRVNVLAQLDNPLSVFSYWKQCLSFRKKHKDVFVYGGFEILDPQNRDVVAFRRFSKDECYVTVTNFTGKYLEWSGLGDHKVEEWVIGNHPLGPHNDNLGGTLYLRPWEGIIGRCSEVHP, encoded by the exons ATGTCCAAACTTGACGTCATCAAGACCGAGAGACTGTGGTGGAAGGAAAGCGTGGTGTATCAA ATTTATCCAGCCTCCTTCCGCGACGCGAACAACGACGGCCATGGCGACGTCCGGGGCATCATAGAGTCACTAGACTACCTGAAAAACCTGGGAG TCGATGTCATCTGGCTATCGCCAA TATACAAGAGTCCCCAGGTAGACATGGGATACGATATCTCTGATTACAAAGATATCGACCCAAAGTACGGCACCTTGGCGGATGTTGACGAGCTCATCGCGAAGCTTGGGGTGCGTGACATGAAGCTAATGATGGATCTCGTGGTCAACCACACGTCAAACCAA CATCCTTGGTTTCTCGAATCCAGGTCCTCTACCGACAATCCAAAGCGAGACTGGTACATCTGGAAGAAGGGCAAGCTAGACAAGGACGGAAAGCCTGGCCCGCCCAACAACTGGTGTCGTATCTTGGATACGACTGAGTCCGCTTGGAACTGGAATGAGAACAGACAAGAGTACTTTCTATCCTTGTTCTCCCCAGAGCAGCCAGATCTGAACTGGGAAAGCGAAGAAGTTCGAGCGGCCGTCCATGACATCATTCGATTTTGGCTGGACCGGGGTGTTCGTGGATTCCGTATGGATGTTATAGATCACATCTCCAAAGTTCAAGACTTCCCGGATGCCGAAGAGACGATTCCAGGTCAAAAGCTCCAGCCAGGTAACGTGTTCTATGCCAATGGCCCACGCTTGAGCGAGTATCTGCACGAGATACGTCAAGTGCTCAATGAGTACGACACCATCACGGTTGGTGAGATGCCGTTCATCAACGACGAGGACGAAATTATCAGCACTGTCGGACTACAGGGATCTTTAAACATGTTGTTCCTTTTCAAGATCCTGAATGTGGATAACCAACCTGGTCGCTCCAAATGGTCGTATCAGGAGTGGGATGCAACTGATATGGCGCGAATCCACGAGCGAACACAGCGCCTGATGATTGAAAGAGACGGATGGAACGCCATCTTTTGCGAGAACCACGACACGCCGAGATCCGTTTCGCGTTTCGCAGATGACAGCGAGGAGTGGCGCGACTATGCGGCAAAGATGATTTGTACCAAGCACACCACGCTTGGGGGCACAGAGTACATCTATCAAGGCGAGGAGCTGGGCATGCGCAACATCCCTGCTGACTGGCCCATCACAGAGTACAAGGATATCGAGACTCAGAACTATTGGAAAGC TGCCAGCAAGCAGTACGCCAACAATTGGAGGAAGTTGGAATATGCCCGGAAGATGATCCAACTCAAAGCCCGTGATCATACGCGCACCCCAATGCAATGGGACAGCACCCCGAATGCTGGATTCTGTAAGGAAGACGTCAAGCCGTGGATGAGAGTCAACGACGACTACCCACGCGTCAATGTTCTAGCACAGCTCGACAACCCTCTGTCGGTCTTCTCTTACTGGAAGCAATGCCTCAGTTTCCGTAAGAAGCACAAGGATGTTTTTGTTTACGGCGGATTCGAGATCCTCGATCCACAGAACAGGGACGTGGTAGCGTTTCGTCGCTTCTCAAAGGACGAATGCTATGTGACTGTGACCAATTTCACTGGCAAGTATCTGGAATGGTCGGGCCTCGGCGATCACAAGGTTGAGGAGTGGGTTATTGGGAACCATCCGCTTGGGCCACACAACGATAATCTGGGAGGCACCCTTTACTTGAGACCGTGGGAGGGTATTATCGGAAGATGCTCGGAGGTTCATCCTTAG
- a CDS encoding RfaG, Glycosyltransferase — MSYDSDTLSSYSDFSRNSSISSTSSSPNHMRVFLVQTAKGLFSSSGGYKANLCLLRHLASRGHSVRQICYSHRGEVDAYVRTMTSSGEHNPELRKRRMHLRSGYGEAGIDLAVEELVVHDGVQYVALEKEAFDEAFGGKDNILKTMPRETANYIEKGLLSARLEDFVSFLQQEITDFAPTHILFNDGLSMQATSAQEMPNLTARRIAVIHTAEQLPFGPFAGGMPGHLQTNFFVHHPWTYLEEQTHEMPLHLHNWDKKYIGMINPCPVKGARVLLGLAKLCPQHEFLVYKSWGFDQKIGRQMEAVKNIILRPTCKDMEEAWRNIKVLLVPSLWFEAWGIVTIEAHLRGIPVISSNVGALSEAMLGLDHIVPVNPIQGDRDEEGTYIVPEQDLAPWVRVVNKLMSDKQEYERLSNKVRSITEQWIKGLDETALEKWLLSMASRSTQICM; from the exons ATGTCTTATGATTCAGACACACTATCAAGCTATTCAGATTTCTCACGAAACTCCTCAATCTCGTCCACCTCCTCAAGCCCCAACCACATGCGAGTCTTCCTTGTCCAGACCGCAAAAGGTCTTTTCTCTTCCTCAGGGGGATACAAAGCCAACCTTTGCTTGTTGCGTCATCTTGCATCACGTGGTCACTCGGTCCGCCAGATCTGCTACTCGCACCGTGGCGAAGTCGATGCATATGTTCGTACCATGACTAGCAGTGGAGAGCATAATCCGGAACTACGCAAGAGGCGTATGCATCTGAGAAGCGGATACGGAGAAGCAGGAATCGATCTCGCAGTCGAGGAGCTGGTCGTACATGACGGCGTTCAGTATGTGGCGTTGGAAAAGGAAGCCTTCGACGAAGCGTTCGGTGGTAAAGACAACATACTCAAAACCATGCCTAGGGAGACGGCAAACTACATCGAG AAGGGACTTTTGTCAGCACGACTAGAAGACTTCGTCTCGTTCCTGCAACAAGAGATCACGGATTTCGCTCCCACGCATATACTCTTCAATGACGGCTTATCCATGCAAGCCACCTCGGCCCAGGAAATGCCCAACCTGACCGCCCGTCGCATCGCCGTTATACATACTGCTGAGCAACTCCCCTTTGGACCATTTGCCGGTGGCATGCCTGGTCAC CTCCAAACCAACTTCTTCGTACACCATCCCTGGACATATCTCGAAGAGCAAACACATGAGATGCCACTTCACCTACATAACTGGGATAAGAAGTACATTGGCATGATCAATCCTTGTCCTGTCAAAGGTGCTCGGGTTCTTCTCGGTCTTGCCAAGCTGTGCCCTCAGCATGAGTTCCTGGTATACAAGAGTTGGGGTTTCGACCAAAAGATTGGCCGGCAGATGGAAGCTGTCAAGAACATCAT CCTCCGCCCCACCTGCAAGGATATGGAAGAAGCCTGGCGCAACATCAAAGTGCTCCTCGTTCCCTCTCTCTGGTTCGAAGCTTGGGGTATCGTGACAATCGAAGCTCATCTCCGTGGTATCCCCGTCATTTCATCCAACGTAGGCGCGCTTTCTGAGGCTATGCTCGGGCTGGACCACATTGTTCCGGTGAATCCCATACAAGGTGACCGGGACGAAGAAGGCACATACATTGTTCCTGAGCAGGATCTGGCGCCTTGGGTGAGGGTCGTGAACAAGCTCATGAGTGACAAGCAGGAGTACGAGAGGCTTTCCAACAAGGTACGCAGTATAACGGAGCAGTGGATCAAGGGGTTGGATGAGACTGCACTGGAGAAGTGGTTGTTGAGTATGGCATCTCGCTCAACCCAAATTTGTATGTAA
- a CDS encoding Integral membrane protein, interacts with FtsH, which yields MSGPKYQNVPQRDSLDEAAPAPSYSQAPPSYQAANPEEALLSGLPRAENDNLPDDFKFGGVVAEATLDIRMAFVRKVYAILTVQLLATAAVSFISMTSESYKHFVQTHQWPLWVSLFGSFAFLGLTFWKRKSYPTNLLFLGGFTAMEAYSISVIVSFTESKIVLQALFFTLGIFVALSLFACQSKYDFTSWVPYLFGTLWVVVLFGFMSSFFPYNSTVELGYGVICALIFSAYILVDTQMIMRHYHVEEEIAAAISLYLDIINLFLAILRILNSQNQN from the exons ATGTCCGGACCGAAATATCAGAACGTGCCCCAGCGCGACTCGTTGGATGAGGCTGCGCCCGCGCCTTCGTACTCGCAGGCGCCACCCAGCTATCAGGCTGCCAACCCCGAAGAAGCTCTGTTGAGCGGCCTCCCTCGCGCGGAGAATGACAACCTTCCAGATGATTTCAAGTTTGGTGGTGTGGTCGCAGAGGCTACACTGGACATCCGGATGGCGTTTGTGCGAAAGGTGTACGCGATTTT AACCGTTCAACTACTTGCAACCGCCGCCGTCAGCTTCATCTCTATGACATCGGAATCATACAAGCACTTTGTCCAGACGCACCAGTGGCCGCTCTGGGTGTCGCTGTTCGGCTCCTTCGCCTTCCTCGGACTTACCTTTTGGAAGCGAAAGTCGTACCCTACGAACCTCCTGTTCCTGGGCGGATTCACCGCCATGGAAGCATACTCCATCTCCGTCATCGTATCGTTTACCGAATCCAAGATTGTGCTGCAGGCCCTGTTCTTCACGCTGGGCATATTCGTAGCGCTGAGCCTATTCGCCTGCCAGTCAAAGTACGACTTCACAAGCTGGGTGCCGTATCTGTTTGGAACGCTCTGGGTGGTGGTACTCTTTGGCTTCATGTCATCGTTCTTCCCGTACAACAGCACGGTGGAACTTGGCTATGGTGTCATTTGCGCACTCATCTTCTCGGCGTACATTCTAGTTGACACGCAGATGATCATGCGCCACTACCACGTCGAAGAGGAGATTGCCGCGGCGATTTCGCTCTACCTCGACATCATCAACCTCTTCCTTGCTATCCTGCGCATCTTGAACTCGCAGAACCAGAACTAG
- a CDS encoding LAG1, Protein transporter TRAM gives MAAKATLPAGNGALREMRTAETPDMSMATAPKRRKPKTKAKKVEDEGLIASLCTLICEHQIGISVNLLTLLTLTHTFFPRARSRTSKFFHMSYYNPETNMYGCGTDDLSFVLLWTVIFTGLRVVVMEYLLDPLARLGGIRSKKGLDRFKEQAWLVVYYIGSWSLGMYIMYHSEFWLSLHGIWEGWPFREADGLFKWYYLVQWAFWVQQILVVNIEEKRKDYVQMFTHHVFTIALMFLSYGYYHMRVGIVILTIMDFVDIILPTAKLLKYTGYSNACDYAFGVFVLSWIGTRHILYMMVCWSIYAYAPVDMAPGCYLADSTSKLSGFVPASNTSQFEAYGGNNHWGNLLKAYDDRNGPICWNPQIRYYFLALLLVLQVFCCIWFGTIAKVVYKVLNGTGADDLRSDDECDEEEVQHDKTRTILNMATTCTESGMSSMTPKEEEVGVDALTFARINGASQRRQARRESSRASGISIPGHGDRKELLGRIGCDKPS, from the exons ATGGCCGCCAAGGCGACGCTGCCAGCTGGCAATGGCGCGTTGCGAGAGATGCGCACGGCGGAAACTCCAGACATGAGCATGGCCACGGCACCCAAGAGGCGCAAGCCGAAGACCAAGGCGAAGAAGGTCGAGGATGAGGGGCTCATCGCCTCGTTGTGCACCCTCATCTGCGAGCACCAGATTG GCATCTCCGTCAACCTGCTCACCCTCCTCACATTAACCCACACCTTCTTCCCCCGCGCCCGAAGTCGGACCTCCAAATTCTTCCACATGTCGTACTATAACCCCGAAACCAACATGTACGGCTGTGGCACCGACGACCTGTCGTTTGTCCTACTATGGACCGTCATATTCACGGGCCTACGGGTAGTAGTCATGGAATACCTGCTGGATCCGTTGGCCAGGCTCGGTGGCATCAGATCGAAGAAGGGACTTGATAGATTCAAGGAGCAGGCATGGCTCGTAGTCTACTACATTGGCTCATGGTCGCTAGGCATG TATATCATGTACCACTCGGAGTTTTGGCTCAGTCTCCACGGCATTTGGGAAGGCTGGCCCTTTCGTGAGGCCGACGGTCTCTTCAAATGGTACTACCTCGTTCAATGGGCCTTTTGGGTCCAACAGATTCTCGTCGTCAACATCGAGGAGAAGCGCAAGGATTACGTTCAAATGTTCACCCACCATGTCTTCACGATTGCCCTGATGTTTCTATCCTATGGATACTACCACATGCGTGTTGGCATTGTCATTCTCACCATCATGGACTTTGTCGACATCATTCTGCCC ACGGCCAAACTCCTCAAGTATACGGGATATTCGAATGCTTGCGACTATGCCTTTGGCGTCTTTGTCCTCTCATGGATAGGCACCCGCCACATTCTATACATGATGGTCTGCTGGTCCATCTACGCCTATGCACCCGTCGATATGGCTCCCGGCTGCTATCTCGCCGACTCGACCTCGAAACTATCCGGCTTCGTTCCCGCATCCAACACCTCACAATTTGAAGCATACGGCGGAAACAATCACTGGGGCAATCTTCTCAAGGCGTACGATGACCGCAACGGGCCCATCTGCTGGAACCCGCAAATTCGATACTATTTCCTCGCTCTCCTACTTGTGCTGCAGGTCTTTTGCTGCATATGGTTCGGTACCATTGCCAAGGTTGTGTATAAAGTACTCAACGGAACTGGTGCCGACGACTTGCGCTCAGATGACGAGTGCGATGAGGAAGAGGTCCAACACGACAAGACCAGGACCATCTTGAACATGGCAACCACGTGCACCGAAAGCGGCATGAGTTCAATGACGCCAAAGGAAGAGGAGGTCGGTGTCGATGCACTCACCTTTGCTCGCATAAACGGCGCCAGCCAGCGACGGCAAGCGAGGAGAGAAAGCTCTCGAGCGAGTGGGATTAGTATTCCCGGACATGGCGATCGCAAGGAGTTATTAGGCCGCATTGGGTGCGACAAGCCTTCATAG
- a CDS encoding Protein tyrosine-serine phosphatase has product MNTNTDESPLPTPPFHTLPNIHNLRDAALSVTISTGASLRPNILFRSADVSKLDIGDWKALNKLGVAHVFDLRSKPEIDKTLVVTSTEDKTWIEKMQQAGVTRTWTPIFSEHDYSPEKIAVRFAKYMEEDVRGFVEAYTSILNEAGPAFGVIFRYLADLPAPGSTGDSEGEKLGALVHCTAGKDRTGLFYAVLFAFLDVPAEQIAVEYNLTELGLRSIREGKVELIMQSLAFQSYMKAQMAAAGDAADGEEFSPEVLEMGRQAALRMFGARRESMMGTLDVLNKEFGGAREYMKTRCGLDDGVLERLRRNLVVGGWEGHRCEGVGW; this is encoded by the coding sequence ATGAACACAAACACCGACGAGTCACCTCTACCCACACCCCCCTTCCACACCCTCCCAAACATTCACAACCTACGCGATGCCGCCCTCTCCGTCACAATCTCCACCGGCGCCTCCCTCCGCCCCAACATCCTCTTCCGCAGCGCCGACGTATCAAAACTCGATATTGGCGATTGGAAAGCCTTGAATAAGCTCGGCGTAGCACACGTCTTTGACCTACGCTCCAAGCCCGAAATTGACAAGACTCTCGTCGTCACCAGTACCGAGGACAAGACATGGATAGAAAAAATGCAACAAGCAGGCGTAACCCGAACCTGGACTCCGATATTCTCTGAGCATGACTATTCGCCCGAAAAAATCGCTGTGCGGTTCGCGAAATACATGGAGGAAGATGTGCGTGGTTTCGTTGAAGCTTATACGAGTATATTAAATGAAGCCGGTCCTGCGTTTGGTGTTATATTCCGGTATCTCGCCGACCTACCTGCTCCAGGCTCTACCGGGGATAGCGAAGGGGAGAAATTGGGTGCGCTGGTTCATTGCACAGCTGGTAAAGACCGCACGGGACTGTTTTACGCGGTACTATTTGCGTTTCTTGATGTCCCTGCTGAGCAAATCGCGGTAGAGTACAATCTCACGGAGCTGGGATTACGGTCGATAAGGGAGGGGAAGGTTGAGCTGATAATGCAGAGTTTAGCGTTTCAATCGTATATGAAGGCGCAGATGGCGGCGGCGGGTGATGCTGCAGACGGAGAAGAGTTTTCGCCAGAGGTTTTGGAGATGGGGAGGCAGGCTGCGCTGCGGATGTTTGGGGCAAGGAGGGAGAGTATGATGGGGACTTTGGATGTTTTGAACAAAGAATTTGGGGGCGCGAGGGAGTATATGAAGACGAGGTGTGGGTTAGATGATGGAGTTTTGGAGAGGTTGAGGAGGAATTTGGTGGTGGGGGGGTGGGAAGGGCATAGGTGCGAAGGTGTAGGTTGGTAG
- a CDS encoding PTR2, Dipeptide-tripeptide permease has product MADVTGTGTAAAVKVHEDDMNDVDGPPHDVQYSTLRRVPDRIPWVVLLILIVELGERFTYFGLSAPIQNYIKNPPHSDLPGALGRGQAVATALGNFFKFWAYASTVIGAIIADQYLGRFKTIALACGVYIVGLVILVATSTPVGVSSGAGFGGLVAAMTVIGLGTGSIKANVTPMCAEQYKPDAAYTKKLATGEWVIVDPELTVERMFNWFYWAVNVGALSPLITVNVEAHVGFWVAYLIPLVVIVIGATVFILSSRLFIKTPPHGSAVIDAVRIVTIAIKEGGFEKAKPSALEAQGTLSRHRFAQSPNYTDKSVKEVQSGITACKFFLFLPLYFVCWIQIWNNLISQAGDMALHGTPNDLLQNLDPIALIIFIPLLDFVIYPLLRKYKINFSPVLRMTAGFIMASIAMAYASVLQHYIYKSPPKSIHVWIQAPAYILVAFSEAFVIITGLELAYTKAPTSLRSLVSALFWLTIGIAAAICIALAPVSQDPYLVWMYGSLAIVGFVAGCALYICFRKSFGEVPVIVGTATGNDVGVSEVTEHAGKLAVDEEDQWRK; this is encoded by the exons ATGGCGGATGTTACTGGTACTGGCACCGCTGCTGCGGTCAAGGTGCATGAGGATGACATGAACGATGTTGATGGTCCTCCCCACGATGTTCAATACAGCACGTTACGTCGCGTACCCGACCGCATTCCGTGGGTTGTGTTGCTCATTCTGATTGTTGAGCTGGGTGAACGATTTACGTATTTTGGACTCAGTGCGCCGATTCAGAATTATATAAA AAACCCACCACACTCCGACCTCCCCGGTGCCCTCGGTCGCGGCCAAGCCGTCGCCACTGCTCTGGGCAACTTTTTCAAATTCTGGGCCTACGCCTCCACCGTCATTGGCGCTATCATCGCGGATCAGTATCTCGGTCGGTTCAAGACAATTGCTTTAGCATGTGGTGTTTATATCGTTGGCCTCGTTATTCTGGTCGCTACATCGACGCCTGTGGGGGTGTCGTCAGGAGCTGGGTTTGGCGGCTTGGTTGCGGCCATGACGGTGATTGGGTTGGGTACCGGCAGTATCAAGGCGAATGTTACACCCATGTGCGCCGAACAGTATAAGCCTGATGCTGCATACACGAAGAAGTTGGCGACGGGGGAGTGGGTGATTGTGGATCCCGAACTGACGGTTGAACGCATGTTCAATTGGTTTTACTGGGCTGTTAATGTTGGCGCGCTTTCGCCGTTGATTACGGTGAATGTCGAGGCTCATGTGGGGTTTTGGGTGGCGTATTTGATCCCCTTGGT GGTTATCGTTATTGGTGCTACTGTCTTTATCCTCAGCAGTAGGCTCTTCATCAAGACACCGCCTCATGGCTCGGCTGTTATTGATGCAGTTCGCATTGTGACGATTGCCATCAAAGAAGGTGGTTTCGAAAAGGCCAAGCCGAGTGCTTTGGAGGCCCAGGGAACATTGTCGCGTCATCGCTTTGCGCAGTCGCCCAACTACACCGACAAGTCTGTAAAAGAAGTGCAGTCCGGCATCACTGCGTGCAAG TTCTTCCTTTTCCTTCCCCTGTACTTTGTCTGCTGGATCCAGATTTGGAACAATCTCATCTCGCAGGCTGGAGATATGGCTCTGCACGGAACGCCAAACGATCTCTTACAGAATCTTGATCCAATCGCCTTGATCATCTTCATCCCGCTACTAGACT TCGTAATCTATCCCCTGCTTCGCAAGTACAAGATCAACTTCAGCCCGGTCCTGAGGATGACAGCTGGTTTCATCATGGCGTCCATTGCAATGGCGTATGCAAGCGTACTCCAGCATTACATCTACAAATCGCCACCAAAAAGCATCCACGTTTGGATCCAAGCGCCGGCTTACATCCTCGTCGCGTTTTCTGAAGCCTTTGTCATCATTACCGGGTTGGAGTTGGCGTACACAAAGGCACCCACAAG TCTTCGCTCCCTTGTTTCAGCTTTATTCTGGCTGACCATTGGCATCGCCGCCGCGATTTGCATTGCCCTTGCACCCGTATCACAGGATCCGTATCTGGTATGGATGTATGGCTCCCTTGCAATTGTCGGCTTTGTCGCAGGGTGTGCATTGTATATCTGCTTCCGAAAATCTTTCGGGGAGGTGCCGGTAATTGTGGGCACTGCAACGGGAAATGATGTTGGTGTGAGCGAGGTGACCGAGCACGCGGGGAAGCTTGCTGTCGATGAGGAAGATCAGTGGCGCAAGTAG